One stretch of Malus domestica chromosome 14, GDT2T_hap1 DNA includes these proteins:
- the LOC103454584 gene encoding two-component response regulator ORR10 — MGMSATDSQFHVLAVDDSVIDRKLIERLLKTSSYQVTTVDSGSKALEFLGFYEDDQSSSDSPSISPNNQQEVGVNLVITDYCMPGMTGYDLLKKIKESSSLRNIPVVIMSSENVPSRITRCLEEGAEEFFLKPVRLSDLSRLRPHLMKTKSSNQNQEKQEDESENSETQSQEQDHELEQQQPQTMPPNNNKRKAMEEGLSPDRTRPRYSGIATLV, encoded by the exons ATGGGGATGTCTGCCACAGATTCACAGTTTCACGTTCTAGCTGTTGATGACAGCGTCATCGATCGAAAGCTGATCGAGAGGCTCCTCAAGACCTCATCGTATCAAG TTACTACAGTTGATTCTGGTAGCAAGGCTCTTGAGTTTCTGGGGTTTTATGAGGATGACCAAAGCAGTTCAGATTCACCTTCTATCTCCCCAAACAATCAACAG GAAGTGGGAGTGAATCTTGTAATTACAGACTACTGTATGCCTGGAATGACAGGATATGATTTGCTCAAGAAAATCAAG GAGTCTTCATCTCTGAGGAACATACCTGTTGTGATCATGTCATCTGAGAATGTGCCTTCAAGAATCACCAG ATGCTTGGAAGAAGGGGCTGAGGAGTTTTTCTTAAAGCCAGTGAGACTATCAGACTTGAGTAGGCTTAGACCCCATTTGATGAAAACCAAGTCCAGCaatcaaaaccaagaaaaacaagaagatgAATCTGAAAACTCAGAGACTCAATCACAGGAGCAGGATCATGAACTAGAACAGCAACAACCGCAAACGATGCCGCCCAACAATAACAAGAGGAAGGCAATGGAAGAGGGGCTTTCACCTGATAGAACTAGACCCAGATACAGTGGGATCGCCACTCTGGTttga